One Planctomycetota bacterium genomic region harbors:
- a CDS encoding sigma-54-dependent Fis family transcriptional regulator — protein sequence MTTDNNRFQVLAVDDDPAVHKSIKVIFDGEYEFSFASNASEALSLLDKRDIQLAILDLGLPDMSGIELLKKIKEINSDIEIIVLTGDTSLRNGIDAMKAGAYDYLVKPFDVDQITMVVKNALEKASLIEEVRYHRVIDDEKKREIVGESNKIKDVFEMINKLVNNDATVLIMGESGTGKELVARAIHNGGYRKDRPFIPVNCGAIPPELIESELFGHEKGAFTSASYKRIGKFELAHRGTIFLDEIGTLPLNLQVKLLRVLQERSIERIGGMRQIPINVRVIAATNVDLNELVKRGEFREDLYYRLNIVPLSIPPLRERKEDIPLLVEHFFNLYRKKYHRIIKNISPDVMGYFVNYEWKGNVRELENVIQCLLIISERKDITIGDLPADIISKKVPDNAGLNNGLQLEEALTRFEREYINKALIKSGNNRQEAAQILGVHRNTLLNRMRVLGMKEELE from the coding sequence ATGACAACCGATAACAATCGTTTTCAGGTATTGGCTGTAGATGATGACCCGGCCGTTCATAAAAGCATCAAGGTGATATTCGACGGTGAATACGAGTTCAGCTTTGCCAGTAATGCGTCCGAGGCATTGTCACTATTAGATAAACGTGATATCCAGTTGGCGATTCTTGACCTTGGCTTGCCCGATATGAGCGGAATAGAATTGCTAAAGAAGATAAAAGAGATAAATTCAGACATTGAAATAATAGTTCTCACAGGCGATACGTCGTTGCGCAACGGAATAGACGCGATGAAAGCCGGGGCTTACGATTATCTGGTAAAGCCTTTTGATGTCGACCAGATAACCATGGTGGTAAAGAATGCCCTGGAAAAGGCGAGCCTGATAGAAGAAGTCCGTTATCACCGGGTGATTGATGATGAAAAGAAAAGGGAAATCGTGGGTGAAAGCAATAAAATAAAAGACGTTTTTGAGATGATAAATAAACTGGTTAATAACGACGCGACGGTTTTAATCATGGGTGAAAGCGGAACGGGGAAGGAATTGGTTGCCCGTGCCATTCATAATGGGGGGTATCGGAAAGACCGCCCGTTTATTCCGGTGAACTGCGGGGCTATTCCACCCGAACTGATAGAAAGTGAACTGTTCGGGCACGAGAAAGGCGCGTTTACCAGTGCCTCATATAAAAGAATAGGTAAATTTGAACTGGCACACCGCGGGACGATTTTCCTTGATGAGATAGGAACCCTTCCTTTAAACTTGCAGGTGAAATTGTTGCGGGTTTTACAGGAACGTTCAATCGAACGGATAGGCGGAATGCGGCAGATACCGATAAATGTCCGTGTTATTGCTGCAACTAATGTTGACCTTAATGAACTGGTCAAACGGGGAGAATTCAGGGAAGACCTTTATTACCGGCTTAACATCGTGCCTTTGTCTATTCCCCCTTTGCGCGAGCGCAAGGAGGATATTCCTTTGCTTGTAGAACATTTCTTTAATTTATACCGCAAGAAATATCACCGCATCATTAAGAACATCTCGCCGGATGTGATGGGATATTTTGTCAATTACGAATGGAAAGGTAACGTCCGTGAGCTGGAAAATGTTATCCAGTGCCTGTTGATTATTTCGGAACGTAAGGATATAACGATTGGGGATTTGCCCGCCGATATTATTTCAAAAAAGGTTCCGGACAACGCTGGTTTGAATAATGGGTTGCAACTGGAAGAGGCGCTAACCCGGTTTGAACGCGAGTATATTAACAAGGCACTTATAAAATCAGGCAATAACCGCCAGGAAGCGGCGCAGATATTAGGCGTTCACCGCAATACACTTCTCAACCGCATGCGTGTGCTTGGCATGAAAGAAGAGTTGGAATAG